In the Armatimonadota bacterium genome, TGCGCAGGCCCCCTCGTTGCGGGACGACGGTGCGACCACCGGGGCCATTCCGGTCCCAGGGGCGCGGTGCAGGACGCCCCGCGGTGGGGCCGGCCCGCGCACACGGCGCACCGAAATTCCTTTGGCCCCGCCGGGTCGTGCTCCCTGCTGGCCCGGCGCCCCCTGCCCCCACCGGGCCATCCGCCCCGCCCCTGCTTTCCTTCGCAGCCCAACGCGACCTGGACGCCCGCGCGTTCAGGGCCGTTGTACCGTCACCGGGTAACGCCCGTGTCACCGCGGTGCCCCCGGTGCCACCGCGGAGGGCGGGTGCGGCTGCGCGTCGAAACGCGCTGGAGGTGAAGGTCGCGAGGTGAAGGGTGCGATGGGCGGCGATACGCTGGAGACGCGCGCGAACCCCCTGGCGTTCCTGGAGGACGACCTGCGCGACCTGCGGGCGCGTGGGGTCTGGCGCTGGCCGCGGCGACTGGAGGGTCCCCAGGAGCCGGTCACCCGCTACGACGGCCGCGAGGTCATCAACCTCTGCTCCAACAACTACCTGGGGCTGGCGACGCATCCGGCGTTGAAGGCGGCTGCGCGCGAGGCCCTGGAGCGCTACGGCGTGGGTGCGGGCGCGGTGCGCACCATCGCCGGGAACCTGCAGCTGCACGAGGAGCTGGAGGCGGAGCTCGCCGCCTTCAAGCAGACCGAGGCCGCCTTGCTCTTCCAGTCCGGCTTCACCGCCAACGCCGGTACGGTGGCGGCGATCCTCGGCAAGGACGACGTGGTGGTCAGCGACGAGCTGAACCACGCCAGCATCATCGACGGCTGCCGGCTCTCGGGGGCCGAAAAGAAGATCTACCCGCACGGCGACGTGGCGGCGGCGCGGCGTCTGCTGGAAGCCTCGCGCGGCGCGCGGCGCGTGCTGCTCATCACCGATGGCGTCTTCAGCATGGACGGGGACATCGCGCCCCTGCCCGACCTGGTGGAGGCGGCCGAAGCCTGTGGAGCCATCATGATGGTGGACGACGCGCACGCCAGCGGGGTGCTCGGGCGCGCCGGCCGCGGGACGGTCGACCACTTCGGGCTGCACGGCCGCGTGCACATCCAGGTGGGCACGCTGTCCAAGGCGTTCGCCGGCCTGGGGGGCTACGTCGCCGGCAGCCGGGCGCTGATCGACATCCTGATGCACCGGGCCCGTCCGCTGCTGTTCTCGACCTCGCACCCGCCGGCGGTGGCGGCCGCGGCCCTGGCCGCGGTGCGGCTGGTGCAGCAGCATCCCGAGCTGATCCAGCGCCTCTGGGAGAACACGCGGTTCTTCCAGGAGGGACTGGTGCGGCTGGGCTTCGACATCGGCCGGAGTCAGACGCCCATCACCCCGGTGATGATCGGCGACGAGCAGCGGGCGTTCGCGTTCTCCGACCGGCTCTTCGCGGAAGGGGTGTTCGCGCTGGGCATCGCCTTCCCCACGGTGCCGCGCGGCAGGGCGCGGGTGCGCGCCATCGTCACGGCCGCGCACACCCGCGAGCACCTCGAGGCGGCACTGGAGGCGTTCGCGCGCGCCGGCCGGGCGCTGGGAGTGATCTGAGGTGGCTGTGCCCACCCGGGCGTTCGGGGCGCTGCTGACGCCGGCGCAGGCGCGGGCGCGCTACCTGGCGGCGCTGGACGTGCCGGCACCCACGACGGAGACACTGCCGGTGCACGCCGCGCTGGGCCGGGTGCTGGCCGTCGACGTGGTGGCCGACGTCGACCTGCCGCCGTTCGACCGGTCCGCCGTCGACGGGTGGGCGGTGCGCGCGGCCGACGTGGCCAGCGCCACACCCGGGCGCCCCGTGCGCCTCCGGCACGTGGGGGAGGTGGTCATGGGCGCGGTGGAGGCGCCACGCGTGGAGGCGGGCGCGGCCGTCCGCGTGCCCACCGGTGGAGTGCTGCCCGCAGGCGCCGACGCGGTCGTCATGCAGGAGGACGTCGCGTTCCGGCCGCCGGAGGTCTGGGTAAGACGAGCG is a window encoding:
- a CDS encoding glycine C-acetyltransferase; amino-acid sequence: MGGDTLETRANPLAFLEDDLRDLRARGVWRWPRRLEGPQEPVTRYDGREVINLCSNNYLGLATHPALKAAAREALERYGVGAGAVRTIAGNLQLHEELEAELAAFKQTEAALLFQSGFTANAGTVAAILGKDDVVVSDELNHASIIDGCRLSGAEKKIYPHGDVAAARRLLEASRGARRVLLITDGVFSMDGDIAPLPDLVEAAEACGAIMMVDDAHASGVLGRAGRGTVDHFGLHGRVHIQVGTLSKAFAGLGGYVAGSRALIDILMHRARPLLFSTSHPPAVAAAALAAVRLVQQHPELIQRLWENTRFFQEGLVRLGFDIGRSQTPITPVMIGDEQRAFAFSDRLFAEGVFALGIAFPTVPRGRARVRAIVTAAHTREHLEAALEAFARAGRALGVI